A genomic region of Pseudomonadota bacterium contains the following coding sequences:
- a CDS encoding cyanophycinase: MPPSPDHPKSDRGYIIPIGGAEEKLQNPEILDRFVDLCGGPRGRIAIIPTASQLEDTGSNYEKLFHRLGMRHTMVLPLFERADCQDERYLEYINRADGVFMTGGNQLRLSTTLGGTPVAQAIRRRNAAGMHVAGTSAGAAFMPEHMIAGGKEGATPSPNKVTLAPGLGLTNNFIIDQHFRQRDRIGRLLTALAYNPFAMGIGLDEDTAAFIRPGDDLEVVGSGGITIIDPTNLSHSSMDQAREDDPVSLIDIKLHILVSGGRFEIDTRTALAE, encoded by the coding sequence ATGCCTCCCTCACCTGATCATCCCAAAAGCGATCGCGGCTACATCATCCCGATCGGCGGTGCCGAAGAAAAACTCCAAAATCCCGAGATCCTCGATCGTTTTGTTGATCTGTGCGGGGGACCAAGGGGCCGTATCGCCATTATCCCAACGGCCTCGCAGTTGGAAGACACCGGTAGCAACTATGAAAAGCTGTTTCATCGCCTTGGCATGCGGCACACCATGGTGCTGCCGCTGTTCGAGCGTGCTGATTGCCAAGACGAACGGTATCTTGAGTACATCAATCGTGCGGATGGCGTGTTCATGACCGGTGGCAATCAATTGCGTTTGTCCACCACGCTTGGCGGCACGCCGGTGGCGCAGGCAATTCGTCGACGCAACGCCGCTGGCATGCACGTTGCGGGCACCTCGGCAGGCGCTGCGTTTATGCCCGAGCATATGATCGCCGGCGGCAAAGAAGGCGCAACGCCCAGTCCAAATAAAGTAACCCTCGCGCCGGGTCTGGGCCTGACCAACAACTTCATCATCGACCAACACTTTCGGCAACGTGATCGCATCGGCCGACTGCTGACCGCGCTGGCCTACAATCCCTTTGCAATGGGCATCGGACTGGATGAAGACACCGCCGCTTTCATTCGACCCGGCGACGATCTGGAGGTCGTCGGATCCGGTGGCATTACGATTATTGATCCGACCAACCTCAGCCATTCGTCGATGGATCAGGCACGTGAAGATGACCCGGTTAGCCTCATCGACATAAAATTGCATATACTGGTGTCTGGCGGCCGCTTCGAAATCGACACACGCACAGCGCTCGCCGAATAA
- the cphA gene encoding cyanophycin synthetase, translating to MRIVSTNVYVGPNTYAHFPVIRHVLDLGELEEWPTGRLGPAFVEPLLEALPGLHEHGCSYREPGGFVRRLTEDEGTWLGHVMEHVAIEMQNVAGIEVTFGRTRSIDDAPGHYNMVFEYTDDRVGREASRLSLNLLHHLLPDNLRPADAPDRDWDFASERDNFIRYAQRRALGPSTASLVAAAEARGIPWLRLNDYSLIQFGHGRYQKRIQATCTGNTSNIAVELASDKEETNVILRDLGLPVPQQYLVRTESRARRAAERIGYPVVVKPLNANHGRGVSINLSTADEVGVAFAKAQEHSRSVLVESFIQGLDHRLLVVNDELVAAAKRMPGHVRGDGKHSIEQLVDIVNQDPRRGVGHEKVLTRLEFDHQAERLLAQVGYTRDTVPADDEVVFLRSTANLSTGGTAIDVTDSVHPDIREMAIRTIRAIGLDVGGVDFLTDDITKSYRETGGAICEVNAGPGFRMHVAPSEGTPRDVAGPVIEGLFPSGSPSRIPIAAVTGTNGKTTTSRMLAHILKLSGMTVGLTSTDGVYIDGKLSVPGDMTGPISSRMVLRDPAVDAAVLECARGGMLRGGLGFSECNVATCLNVAADHLGLRGINTLEQLAEIKRVPVEIAKDAVVLNADDPHCLKMADYTDAKKVCYVTMNASHPLVKQHIQAGGQAFVLEQAMQGHMITIYDGDTHIPLLWTHLIPATVEGKAMHNVQNAMVAAALAYNMDINLTNIQQGLRTFDTSFFQAPGRMNIYDEHAFKVILDYAHNPAAVNAICDLVSRFEIKGIKRVVLAAPGDRRDQDIEEIARLAAPHFDQFICRRDDNLRGRDRDAVPLMLKRTLLDCGVDEDRIQMVPDEVEATQAGLESCQPNDLLLILGDNIQRTWKQIIYFDSDHDTGTRDASAPITVAALPNDLGFDLNTEVEVIQDERGVRLAREAGD from the coding sequence ATGCGCATTGTTTCAACCAACGTTTATGTGGGTCCGAACACCTACGCCCATTTTCCGGTTATTCGCCACGTTTTGGATCTTGGCGAACTCGAAGAATGGCCCACCGGCCGGCTCGGCCCGGCCTTTGTCGAGCCGCTGCTCGAGGCCCTTCCCGGACTGCATGAACATGGCTGTTCGTATCGCGAACCCGGGGGCTTTGTTAGACGCTTGACCGAAGACGAAGGCACATGGCTCGGCCACGTCATGGAACACGTGGCGATTGAAATGCAAAACGTGGCAGGCATTGAAGTCACATTCGGCCGCACGCGTTCAATAGACGACGCACCGGGTCACTACAACATGGTGTTCGAATACACCGACGACCGGGTTGGCCGCGAAGCCAGCCGCCTCTCTCTCAATCTGCTTCATCATCTGCTGCCCGATAATCTCCGACCCGCTGACGCACCCGATCGCGATTGGGACTTTGCCAGTGAACGAGACAACTTCATTCGATATGCACAGCGGCGCGCCCTGGGCCCGAGTACCGCCTCGTTGGTCGCGGCGGCCGAGGCGCGCGGCATTCCCTGGCTGCGTCTCAACGATTACAGCCTCATACAATTTGGTCACGGCCGCTACCAAAAACGCATTCAGGCCACCTGCACCGGCAACACCAGCAACATTGCTGTCGAACTCGCCTCCGACAAGGAGGAAACCAACGTGATCTTGCGTGACCTTGGCCTGCCAGTGCCTCAGCAATATCTTGTTCGTACCGAAAGTCGCGCGCGACGGGCCGCGGAACGCATCGGCTATCCAGTGGTGGTCAAACCACTTAACGCCAATCATGGGCGCGGTGTGTCGATCAATCTCAGTACCGCTGACGAAGTCGGCGTGGCCTTCGCGAAGGCGCAGGAGCACAGCCGCTCGGTGCTCGTCGAGAGTTTTATTCAGGGACTGGATCATCGGTTGCTGGTGGTCAACGACGAACTCGTCGCGGCGGCCAAACGCATGCCCGGACATGTTCGGGGGGATGGCAAACACAGCATCGAACAACTGGTTGACATAGTTAACCAAGATCCCCGGCGCGGTGTCGGTCACGAAAAAGTGCTGACGCGACTAGAGTTTGATCATCAAGCCGAGCGCTTATTGGCCCAAGTTGGCTACACGCGTGACACCGTCCCCGCTGACGACGAAGTGGTGTTCCTACGATCAACCGCCAATCTATCAACAGGTGGAACGGCCATTGATGTAACCGATTCGGTCCATCCGGACATTCGCGAGATGGCTATACGCACCATCCGCGCCATCGGTCTTGATGTCGGTGGCGTCGACTTCCTTACGGACGACATTACCAAGTCGTACCGCGAAACCGGTGGCGCCATTTGCGAAGTCAACGCTGGACCTGGTTTTCGTATGCACGTCGCACCCAGCGAGGGCACTCCGCGCGACGTGGCGGGCCCGGTAATCGAAGGACTGTTTCCAAGCGGCTCACCCAGTCGCATTCCCATCGCGGCCGTCACAGGTACGAACGGCAAAACCACAACGTCTCGCATGCTGGCCCACATTCTCAAGCTGAGCGGCATGACTGTTGGTCTGACTTCCACTGATGGTGTGTATATCGACGGAAAACTCTCGGTACCGGGTGACATGACCGGTCCTATTTCTTCGCGCATGGTACTACGCGACCCCGCCGTCGACGCGGCGGTGCTCGAATGCGCACGCGGCGGCATGCTGCGAGGCGGCCTGGGTTTCTCAGAATGCAATGTGGCCACGTGCCTGAATGTCGCCGCCGACCATCTCGGCCTCCGCGGCATCAATACGCTCGAGCAACTGGCTGAAATTAAACGCGTACCGGTGGAAATTGCTAAAGACGCCGTTGTTCTTAATGCGGATGATCCACATTGCCTCAAGATGGCCGACTACACCGACGCGAAAAAAGTATGCTACGTCACGATGAATGCATCGCATCCTCTGGTGAAACAACACATCCAGGCTGGCGGTCAAGCGTTTGTGCTGGAACAGGCAATGCAGGGACATATGATCACCATTTACGATGGTGACACGCACATCCCGTTGCTGTGGACGCACCTGATCCCGGCCACCGTCGAAGGAAAAGCCATGCACAATGTGCAAAACGCCATGGTCGCTGCGGCGCTCGCTTACAATATGGACATCAATCTGACCAATATTCAGCAGGGTCTTCGCACCTTTGACACCTCTTTCTTCCAGGCCCCAGGCCGCATGAACATTTACGATGAACATGCGTTCAAGGTAATTCTGGATTACGCGCACAACCCAGCCGCCGTCAACGCCATCTGCGACTTGGTGTCTCGCTTTGAGATCAAGGGCATCAAACGCGTTGTGCTGGCCGCACCCGGGGATCGTCGCGACCAGGATATCGAAGAAATCGCGCGTCTAGCGGCGCCGCACTTCGACCAATTTATCTGTCGACGCGATGACAATCTACGCGGTCGTGATCGCGACGCGGTACCGTTGATGCTCAAGCGCACCTTACTCGACTGCGGCGTAGACGAGGATCGCATTCAGATGGTGCCTGATGAAGTCGAAGCCACCCAAGCCGGACTGGAATCCTGCCAGCCCAATGATCTGCTTTTGATATTGGGCGACAATATTCAGCGCACGTGGAAGCAGATTATTTATTTTGACAGTGATCACGACACCGGCACGCGCGACGCCAGCGCGCCGATCACCGTCGCGGCGCTGCCCAATGACTTGGGATTCGACCTCAACACGGAGGTGGAGGTCATTCAAGACGAGCGTGGTGTGCGACTTGCGCGCGAAGCCGGTGACTAA